The genome window TACCCAAATGGGCTCAGTCTCAGATTCTGATAGGGTATAGAGGTTCACAGGCTCACGGCACTACACTGCCGCCTGAGCATCCGAAAGGCACTGACGATATAGATGTGTTCGGTGTTTCTGTGCAGCCTATCCAGTTCTATTGCGGCCTACGTGCCCCAAAAGACCGTGAGGTATTTACCACTGCTGGCGAGGACCTGGACATTGAGATCTTTGACATCAGGAAGCTCGTCGGCCTACTAGAGAAGGGCAACCCAAACGTCCATCAATGGTTATGGATGGACGATTACCTTCTCATCTCTCCGCTAGGACAACTTCTGCGGTCGAGGCGTGAAGGCTTCCTCGGCACGCATATGCTTAAAGCCTTCGGTGGGTACGCCAAGAGCCAGGTCGATAGGATGAATGACGGCCGTAAACGTGGCTACATGGGAGAGAAACGTAACAAACTGCTCCTTGAGCACGGCTACGACATAAAGAACGCCGCACATTGCATCAGGCTGTTAGTAGGTGGTATCCATCTGGCCTTGACCAACAAGATTCTTGTCAAGCTAGAAGGCAAGATGCTAGCTCAGATCCTAGCAGTTAAGCGTGGCGAGTGGGAATTAGAAGCAGTAGTAGAAGTAGTACGTTTACTGATGGAAGAGTTTGATGAATCAGTAGCACAAACCACATTGCCTAGTGGAGAAGGGATGCGAGCGTGGAGTAACGAAACGTTGGACTTGATCTTTACTTCACCGACCTACATCCACGAAAGCAAGATGAAACGCCGACTTCTTTAGCTGAACGGATGCACAACATGAATACCGCTATACAGAAACTTCGCAAACAAAACAGCATAAGACCGACGACTGATCAAATCCTAGAAGCTATAGAGGAGCACGGCAGAGCAATGTTCGAGTTTGGTCAGATTTTCGACGACATAGATAGTCCAGATTACAAAACACGTTTTGAGAAGAAACAAACAGAAGTACAGAACAAGAGTAGGCAACTCGAACGGTGCATTCTAGCACGTCTCGCAATAGATGCCAACGTATAAAAGAAAAGGGAATCATGCAGAAAGAGAAAGAGTATTGGCCCTGGCCAAAAGTTGAACTCGAACCAGAGTTTGAACCCCTTACAGGCGGAGACGAAGAGGATCTATGCAGTGCGCTCGAGCGTCCGATTGGTGAACGTCTTTGTGATGCTTTTATCCTAACGGAAGGAGAGGCTAAAGACTTATGCTAGAAGGATTTAGATGTCCCAGTCACGGTGAAAAACCTGGACGGACCAACACGTTAGAGTACTGCATCCGGACTTGCACTAACCCATGTGTAGCACCGCATGTGCTTGCAGCTATGATGCTGGACGAACGTGAGAACCCTCATACTGGTACACGTATCTCAGTGACCATGTTGACAGGAGGGTGCAAACGGGCGACAGTGTTAGAACGATCGTTACCGTTCTGGGTTGAACCTAACAGAAAGCTGCCGACGTTTAGAGGAACGATGATTCATACCGTTGCTGAACGATCCGCAGACAAGATGCGATCTGAGTATGGCTGGCTCGTAGAAGAGTCAATGGCACTGGAAATGCAAACCAAGTCGGGTGAGTGGTTGTTGACAGGAACACTCGATGCATACGATTCGTTACGGCACATTCTCTACGACATCAAGACACTGCAGGAGTACGCAGTGAAGATGACAGTGCTAGGCAAGCAGAACGGTGTCTGGTCTGACCACATCTCGGACGCTTACGTGAAGCAGTTGAATCTATATCGTTATCTACTGGATCGTTGTCTGGGTGAGCAGGTAGAACGAATGGTGCTACAAGTGATTGGGTTCGGTCAGTTCTTAACTACCGGCCACAGCGATCAAATCGTAGCATTACAGAAGGGTTTCAAGTTCACACGAGAACCTTACGATCTGCCGGACGTGCCTATCGTGGACGACGAGATGGTGGAGAAATGGATCAACCGCGAAGGGGACGAGTGGTATCGTGTCCTACACAAGGGCGAGAAGGCGCCTGTTGCGCCGGATGATTACAAATGGCTGTGCAAGTTCTGTGAGTTCAAGGGCACAGAGCACTGTCCTGATCCAGATGCCGAACGTAGCGGTGGGAAAGATGACTAGAATTGAGGAACTACGGAATCGAATCAACATAGAATTTTTCCCTAGCGAGCGGTGGGTTGAAGAGGCATGCGACATTGCCGACGCCGCCTTAGAGGAGAGTAAGAAACAACACGACGCCTTACAAACTCTTTGGGTAGAGTCCATCAAGGCACAAGCAGATGCCGCAGTTGTGGCAGACAAGGAGTTCTCACTTGAATTTGTGACCGGGTGTATCTCTACTGCTCTAGCCCGACTCCGCCAAGAGAATGCAAGACTGCAAGAGGCGTTGATACGTATGGACAGCCGAGTGGATGTGAAAGACATCGAGCGAATACTCACGGCCAATGAGGACGCACTGTCGGTAGGC of Candidatus Latescibacterota bacterium contains these proteins:
- a CDS encoding nucleotidyltransferase domain-containing protein, which produces MTKDEVEQLETRVNQSTSIVADIMDRVPKWAQSQILIGYRGSQAHGTTLPPEHPKGTDDIDVFGVSVQPIQFYCGLRAPKDREVFTTAGEDLDIEIFDIRKLVGLLEKGNPNVHQWLWMDDYLLISPLGQLLRSRREGFLGTHMLKAFGGYAKSQVDRMNDGRKRGYMGEKRNKLLLEHGYDIKNAAHCIRLLVGGIHLALTNKILVKLEGKMLAQILAVKRGEWELEAVVEVVRLLMEEFDESVAQTTLPSGEGMRAWSNETLDLIFTSPTYIHESKMKRRLL